In a genomic window of Sphingomonas koreensis:
- a CDS encoding DUF305 domain-containing protein: protein MSQDHQAHGGQPQSNHGSHDRPYRMFWINMILGLIVMYIVMFSMIDGWSDFHNNLNMFYMALTMWAPMGLFMLATMRGMFPDRRMNIALYVIFALLTAGSFWATRTQSLIGDRQFIGSMIPHHSGAILMCREARLADPELKALCKTIIEAQREEIQRMEGIRARL from the coding sequence ATGTCCCAGGACCACCAAGCGCATGGCGGACAGCCGCAAAGCAACCACGGCTCTCATGACAGGCCTTATCGAATGTTCTGGATCAATATGATCCTCGGCCTCATTGTCATGTACATAGTGATGTTTTCGATGATCGACGGTTGGAGCGATTTCCACAACAATCTGAATATGTTCTATATGGCTCTCACCATGTGGGCGCCGATGGGACTCTTCATGCTGGCGACGATGCGGGGCATGTTTCCGGATCGCCGTATGAACATCGCCCTCTATGTCATTTTCGCCTTGCTGACCGCCGGCTCCTTCTGGGCGACGCGAACCCAATCGTTGATTGGTGATCGTCAGTTCATCGGATCGATGATCCCGCACCATTCGGGAGCAATTTTGATGTGCCGCGAGGCGAGGCTGGCCGATCCCGAACTGAAGGCGTTGTGCAAGACGATCATCGAGGCACAGCGCGAAGAGATCCAGCGGATGGAAGGGATACGCGCCCGTTTATAG
- a CDS encoding RNA polymerase sigma factor: MRGTRRSRAQGALMRLNSIPDGPVVAESDPLPPDDRRSPLRGDSFLDRLYRTHHDRLLRFIRRRARDEHAHDVVQRVFCRLAGLSEGEQRRIVAPHAYLRRAADNMLRDDARRDDRHSIALHVAEDEVQLRSGDQVAALEARDRLRRLEAALMRLKPRTREIFLAHRIDGYSYAEIAARTGLSIKTVEMHMTRAIAYLDQSRLKA, encoded by the coding sequence ATGCGCGGGACGCGGCGTTCGCGCGCCCAGGGTGCGCTCATGCGCCTGAATTCCATTCCGGACGGACCTGTCGTGGCGGAGTCGGATCCGTTGCCCCCCGACGACCGGCGTTCCCCGCTGCGTGGCGACAGCTTTCTCGATCGGCTCTATCGTACGCATCATGACCGGCTGTTGCGTTTCATTCGCCGTCGCGCGCGCGACGAACACGCGCACGATGTCGTCCAGCGGGTCTTTTGCCGATTGGCGGGACTGAGCGAAGGCGAGCAGCGGAGGATCGTCGCGCCTCATGCTTATCTCAGGCGAGCGGCCGACAATATGCTGCGCGACGATGCACGCCGCGACGACCGGCATTCCATCGCTCTCCACGTGGCGGAGGACGAGGTCCAGCTTCGGTCGGGGGATCAAGTGGCGGCACTCGAAGCGCGCGATCGGCTGCGGCGTCTCGAAGCGGCGCTGATGCGCTTGAAGCCGCGCACGCGCGAAATATTTCTCGCCCATCGGATCGACGGCTATAGCTATGCCGAAATCGCCGCCCGGACGGGATTGAGCATCAAGACGGTCGAAATGCATATGACGCGCGCCATCGCCTATCTCGATCAGTCTCGCCTGAAAGCATGA
- a CDS encoding MauE/DoxX family redox-associated membrane protein translates to MAREAPKHAELHRMVTAEHTCPYGLKALDLLKREGYEVDDQRLTTREEADAFKARHNVETTPQTFIDGKRIGGYDDLVQFFGGEAKDKDAVTYKPVIALFSMAGLMALAVNWAAFGNLATVQAAEWFIAIAMCLLALQKLKDVEGFATMFLNYDLLAQRWVRYAYIYPFAEALAGILMLAGALMWLSVPVALFIGSVGAISVIKAVYIDKRELKCACVGGDSNVPLGFVSLTENLMMVAMAAWMIFKPIGLVH, encoded by the coding sequence ATGGCAAGAGAGGCACCAAAACACGCCGAACTTCATCGGATGGTGACCGCCGAGCACACCTGCCCCTATGGATTGAAAGCGCTCGATCTGCTCAAGCGCGAGGGTTACGAGGTCGATGACCAAAGGCTGACGACCCGCGAAGAGGCCGATGCCTTCAAGGCCAGACACAATGTCGAAACGACCCCCCAGACCTTCATCGATGGCAAACGGATCGGCGGCTATGACGATCTGGTCCAATTCTTCGGCGGTGAGGCGAAGGACAAGGATGCCGTTACCTACAAGCCGGTGATCGCGCTCTTCTCCATGGCCGGACTGATGGCACTGGCGGTGAACTGGGCAGCATTCGGAAACCTCGCGACGGTCCAGGCCGCAGAATGGTTCATCGCCATTGCGATGTGCCTCCTAGCGCTCCAGAAGCTAAAGGACGTGGAAGGCTTCGCCACCATGTTCCTGAATTACGATCTTCTGGCGCAGCGATGGGTTCGCTACGCCTATATCTATCCTTTCGCCGAGGCTCTCGCCGGCATCCTGATGCTGGCCGGGGCGCTCATGTGGCTCTCGGTCCCGGTCGCGCTTTTCATCGGCAGCGTGGGCGCCATCTCCGTGATCAAGGCTGTTTATATCGACAAGCGCGAGCTCAAATGCGCCTGCGTCGGCGGCGACAGCAATGTGCCGCTCGGCTTCGTATCGCTCACCGAGAATCTGATGATGGTCGCCATGGCGGCCTGGATGATCTTCAAGCCGATCGGCCTCGTCCACTGA
- a CDS encoding 2Fe-2S iron-sulfur cluster-binding protein gives MNGIVVTRTVHIRQTGRPIAVGDKQTILAAALDAGVAFPHGCRSGRCGACKSRLLSGEVDLLAHTRFALTAEEKAQGLILACRAQPLTDIEVAWLGEAEIIEHPVRSLKAEVVALDSATHDINLVRVRVAGEPLVFTAGQYAQLSAAGAPTRDYSMANVPGEEDLEFYIRHIPGGKASERIATHLAVGDTLTLRGPFGSAYLREGHTGPILAVAGGSGLAPIKAIVETALEKGLRQPIHLYFGARRRADLYLVDHFERLAAAHANFHFEPVLSRESDAGAGRAGFVTDAIAADFTDLDGWKAYLAGPPAMIDTAGPLLKARGLASEDFHADIFFTPEPPLREDLRQTTEGAAS, from the coding sequence GTGAACGGCATCGTTGTGACACGGACTGTTCATATCCGCCAGACCGGCCGCCCCATCGCGGTCGGCGACAAACAGACGATTCTCGCGGCGGCACTCGATGCCGGCGTTGCTTTTCCGCATGGCTGCCGCTCGGGTCGCTGCGGTGCGTGCAAATCGCGGCTCCTTTCAGGCGAGGTCGATCTGCTGGCGCATACGCGATTCGCACTGACCGCCGAGGAAAAGGCACAGGGGCTCATCCTGGCCTGTCGCGCGCAGCCGCTGACCGACATCGAGGTCGCGTGGCTCGGAGAGGCGGAGATTATCGAACACCCCGTCCGCAGTCTCAAAGCCGAGGTCGTCGCGCTCGATAGCGCCACCCATGATATCAATCTGGTGCGCGTTCGGGTCGCGGGCGAGCCGCTCGTCTTTACCGCCGGGCAATATGCGCAGCTCAGCGCCGCTGGCGCGCCGACGCGGGACTATTCGATGGCGAACGTCCCCGGCGAAGAGGACCTCGAATTTTATATCCGCCATATTCCCGGCGGCAAGGCGAGCGAGCGGATCGCTACACATCTCGCCGTGGGTGATACGCTCACGCTGCGCGGCCCGTTCGGCAGCGCCTATCTTCGCGAGGGCCATACCGGGCCGATCCTCGCGGTCGCGGGCGGGTCGGGACTTGCGCCGATCAAGGCGATTGTCGAGACCGCGCTGGAAAAAGGACTGCGGCAGCCAATTCATCTCTATTTCGGTGCTCGGCGGCGCGCGGATCTCTACCTTGTCGATCATTTCGAACGCCTGGCGGCCGCGCACGCGAACTTCCACTTCGAGCCGGTGCTCTCACGAGAGAGCGACGCCGGCGCAGGTCGGGCTGGATTCGTGACCGACGCGATTGCCGCCGATTTTACCGACCTCGATGGCTGGAAGGCCTATCTGGCCGGCCCCCCGGCGATGATCGATACGGCCGGGCCTTTGTTGAAGGCCCGCGGTCTCGCGTCCGAAGATTTTCATGCGGACATATTCTTCACTCCCGAGCCACCCCTTCGGGAGGATCTGCGCCAAACAACCGAGGGAGCAGCGTCATGA
- a CDS encoding FecR family protein — MTRISPEKRERSAAEWFTVMRGPDADAEREAFEHWRALRANADAYSRLEATWNDSLFLANRPAGRSRDLSRARRSFPPVALLAAGVGAFALLSAGLLARQMDWFGPAAVHQSASARFATEDAVQTFRLSDGSRVTLDRGAGLSDLSTPDERRYVLLRGRARFEVAHDPARSFLVDAGEGRVVAHGTIFDVGIEGGSVRVVLLEGVVEVRDRNAAKSAAGASRLLAPGEQLLVTRGDVGTPSRVNTGLLTWPGAMIDFDDLPLEDAVAAFNRTSSRMVRLEGADLASRRLSGAFRRDDPRGFADALAVSFQLDVGAGEDGSLILRTSTPAAR; from the coding sequence ATGACGCGCATTTCGCCAGAAAAGCGCGAACGCAGCGCGGCCGAATGGTTCACCGTGATGCGAGGCCCGGATGCCGACGCCGAACGCGAGGCATTTGAGCATTGGCGCGCGCTGCGCGCCAATGCCGACGCCTATTCCCGGTTGGAAGCGACCTGGAACGACAGCCTTTTTCTTGCCAATCGCCCCGCCGGCCGATCGCGTGACCTCTCGCGGGCTCGGCGAAGCTTTCCGCCTGTCGCACTGCTCGCGGCTGGGGTCGGGGCGTTCGCGCTGCTGTCAGCCGGCCTTTTGGCTCGGCAGATGGACTGGTTCGGCCCCGCGGCCGTGCACCAATCCGCATCGGCGCGATTCGCTACGGAAGATGCTGTTCAGACATTCCGGCTGTCCGACGGTTCGCGCGTCACGCTCGATCGCGGCGCCGGGCTAAGCGATCTCAGTACACCGGACGAGCGGCGATACGTTCTCCTTCGCGGCCGCGCACGGTTCGAGGTGGCGCATGACCCGGCGCGGTCCTTCCTCGTCGATGCCGGCGAGGGACGTGTCGTGGCGCATGGCACGATTTTCGATGTCGGGATCGAAGGCGGCAGCGTCCGCGTCGTTCTTCTCGAGGGGGTGGTGGAAGTGCGAGACCGGAACGCGGCGAAATCGGCCGCGGGCGCATCGCGTCTTCTCGCGCCGGGCGAACAATTGCTGGTGACCCGCGGAGATGTCGGCACTCCCTCGCGCGTAAATACCGGCCTCCTGACCTGGCCAGGCGCGATGATCGACTTCGACGACCTCCCGCTTGAGGATGCGGTCGCCGCGTTCAACCGCACGAGCTCGCGCATGGTCCGGCTGGAGGGAGCCGACCTGGCCTCCCGGCGCCTTTCGGGGGCGTTCCGGCGCGACGATCCACGCGGATTCGCGGATGCGCTCGCGGTCAGCTTCCAGCTCGATGTCGGCGCGGGCGAGGACGGGAGTCTGATCCTGCGGACATCCACACCAGCGGCGCGATAA
- a CDS encoding heavy metal translocating P-type ATPase, giving the protein MADVMQLKRESDDPVTEAAQLSVAVAGMTCASCVGHVEKAIAKLPGVTKVSVNLATERADVTFAGAADPQALVAAIERAGYQVPESEVEIGVGGMTCASCVGHVEKALSKVSGVSSATVNLATERASVRYRASIASLENLEAAIRGAGYEPRRIEGDDASSDQQATVREQELDSLRRSLLLAAVLALPVFVLEMGSHLIPAMHHFVMTRIGMQTSWLIQFALTTLVLFGPGLRFFQKGIPAILRGTPDMNSLVTLGTSAAWGYSLVATFAPAVLPPGTANVYYEAAAVIVALILLGRYLEAKAKGRTSEAIKRLVGLQAKTARVVRDGATLEIAIGEVQAGDIVQVRPGERVPVDGEVVDGSSYVDESMITGEPVPVAKAAGAAVVGGTINKTGAFAFRATKVGADTVLAQIIRMVEQAQGSKLPIQAMVDKVTAWFVPAVMVIAALTFLIWFVFGPDPALTFALVNAVAVLIIACPCAMGLATPTSIMVGTGRAAELGVLFRKGEALQTLRDVTVVALDKTGTLTKGRPELTDLEPAAGFEYDDVLALVASVETRSEHPIAEAIVAAANARNLAILSPKAFEAIPGYGVSAKAGGHEVQIGADRFMTRLGHDVSTFGAKARELGAQGKSPLYAAIDGKLAAVIAVSDPIKDTTPEAIRALHDLGLKVAMITGDNQATAEAVARILGIDEVVGEVLPDGKVDALNRLRTGGRKVAFVGDGINDAPALAEADVGLAIGTGTDVAIESADVVLMSGDLRGVVNAIALSKATIRNIQQNLFWAFGYNAALIPVAAGILYPLNETLLSPVFAAGAMALSSVFVLSNALRLKAFRPVIASDSKAGARA; this is encoded by the coding sequence ATGGCCGATGTGATGCAATTGAAGCGGGAAAGCGATGATCCCGTCACTGAAGCGGCGCAGTTGAGCGTCGCTGTCGCGGGGATGACCTGCGCATCGTGCGTCGGCCATGTTGAAAAGGCGATCGCCAAGCTGCCCGGCGTGACCAAAGTCAGCGTCAATCTGGCGACCGAACGTGCGGACGTGACGTTTGCAGGCGCTGCTGATCCGCAGGCCCTTGTCGCGGCGATCGAGCGCGCCGGCTACCAGGTGCCCGAGAGCGAGGTCGAGATCGGTGTCGGGGGGATGACCTGCGCCTCATGCGTCGGTCATGTCGAAAAGGCATTGTCCAAAGTATCGGGGGTCAGCAGCGCCACCGTCAATCTGGCGACAGAAAGGGCCAGCGTTCGTTATCGCGCGAGCATCGCGTCGCTGGAGAATCTGGAAGCCGCGATCCGTGGCGCCGGCTATGAACCGCGACGGATCGAGGGCGACGATGCGTCTTCCGATCAACAGGCTACGGTGCGCGAACAGGAACTCGACAGCCTGCGGCGCTCCCTGCTTCTCGCGGCGGTGCTGGCACTGCCGGTCTTCGTGCTCGAAATGGGCTCGCACCTCATTCCCGCCATGCACCATTTCGTCATGACCCGCATCGGCATGCAGACGAGCTGGCTGATCCAGTTCGCGCTGACCACCCTCGTGCTGTTCGGCCCCGGGCTGCGCTTTTTCCAGAAGGGCATTCCCGCGATCCTGCGCGGCACCCCCGACATGAACTCGCTCGTCACACTGGGTACGAGCGCCGCATGGGGGTATTCACTGGTCGCCACCTTTGCCCCGGCCGTCCTGCCGCCGGGTACCGCCAACGTCTATTACGAAGCCGCGGCGGTAATCGTCGCGCTGATCCTGCTCGGCCGCTACCTCGAGGCCAAGGCGAAAGGCCGCACATCGGAGGCGATCAAGCGGCTGGTCGGACTACAGGCAAAGACCGCGCGCGTCGTGCGCGACGGCGCGACGCTGGAAATCGCCATCGGCGAGGTCCAGGCCGGCGACATCGTCCAGGTGCGTCCGGGCGAGCGCGTGCCGGTGGACGGCGAAGTTGTCGATGGCAGTTCCTATGTCGACGAGTCGATGATCACCGGCGAGCCGGTGCCGGTCGCCAAGGCCGCAGGCGCGGCCGTTGTCGGCGGCACGATCAACAAGACCGGCGCCTTCGCCTTCCGCGCAACCAAGGTCGGTGCCGACACCGTGCTCGCCCAGATCATCCGCATGGTCGAACAGGCGCAGGGATCGAAGCTGCCGATCCAGGCGATGGTGGACAAGGTCACCGCCTGGTTCGTCCCCGCGGTGATGGTCATCGCGGCGCTGACCTTCCTCATCTGGTTCGTCTTCGGCCCCGATCCGGCGCTGACCTTCGCGTTGGTGAATGCGGTCGCTGTGCTGATCATTGCCTGCCCCTGCGCGATGGGACTCGCGACCCCGACCTCGATCATGGTCGGAACCGGTCGCGCTGCCGAACTGGGCGTGCTGTTTCGCAAGGGCGAAGCGCTGCAGACGTTGCGCGACGTGACCGTCGTGGCGCTCGACAAGACCGGTACGCTGACCAAGGGACGCCCGGAACTGACCGACCTCGAGCCCGCGGCAGGCTTCGAGTATGACGACGTGCTGGCACTGGTCGCCAGCGTCGAGACCCGATCCGAGCACCCGATTGCAGAGGCGATCGTGGCGGCCGCGAACGCGCGCAACCTTGCTATTCTGTCACCTAAAGCATTTGAAGCCATTCCCGGCTATGGCGTATCGGCCAAAGCAGGTGGCCACGAAGTCCAGATCGGCGCCGACCGGTTCATGACCAGGCTGGGCCACGATGTGTCGACCTTTGGTGCCAAGGCCCGCGAGCTAGGGGCGCAGGGCAAATCGCCGCTCTATGCTGCGATCGACGGCAAGCTCGCCGCGGTGATCGCGGTCTCGGATCCGATCAAGGACACCACGCCCGAAGCGATCCGGGCGCTGCATGATCTCGGGCTCAAGGTCGCGATGATCACGGGCGACAATCAGGCGACCGCCGAAGCTGTCGCCCGCATTCTCGGGATCGACGAGGTGGTGGGCGAAGTGCTTCCCGACGGAAAGGTCGACGCCCTCAATCGCCTGCGCACAGGTGGCCGCAAGGTCGCATTCGTCGGCGACGGCATCAACGACGCACCGGCGCTGGCCGAGGCCGATGTGGGTCTCGCGATCGGCACGGGCACGGATGTCGCGATCGAATCCGCCGACGTCGTTCTGATGTCGGGCGACCTGCGCGGCGTGGTGAATGCGATCGCGCTGTCGAAGGCGACGATCCGGAATATCCAACAGAATCTGTTCTGGGCATTCGGCTACAATGCTGCACTGATCCCTGTCGCGGCAGGGATCCTCTACCCGCTGAATGAAACGTTGTTGTCACCCGTGTTCGCCGCTGGCGCCATGGCCCTGTCGAGTGTCTTCGTGCTAAGCAATGCACTCAGGTTGAAGGCCTTCCGGCCGGTGATCGCGTCCGATAGCAAGGCAGGAGCACGGGCATGA
- a CDS encoding metal-sensitive transcriptional regulator, which yields MCAENSNSILVSLNRIAGQVRGIGQMVEEERYCIDILHQIHAAKAALAKVENQVLRSHAASCVEEAIISGNADLQRAKFNELIEVFAKAKL from the coding sequence ATGTGTGCTGAGAATTCCAACTCGATCCTCGTGTCGCTCAACCGGATTGCGGGTCAGGTTCGCGGTATCGGGCAGATGGTGGAAGAGGAACGATACTGCATCGATATCCTCCACCAGATTCACGCCGCGAAAGCCGCGCTTGCGAAGGTCGAGAACCAGGTGCTGAGATCGCATGCAGCTTCTTGCGTGGAAGAAGCGATCATTTCCGGCAACGCCGATCTCCAGCGCGCCAAATTCAACGAACTGATCGAGGTTTTCGCGAAAGCAAAACTCTAG
- the cueR gene encoding Cu(I)-responsive transcriptional regulator, with protein MNIGRAAKISGVSPKMIRYYEQTGLIPKAARQDSGYRDYDDADVHRLHFIRRARDLGFTVEQIGELLGLWSDRSRASSDVKAFALGHIERLKGKMAEIEAMVRTLETLADHCHGDDRPDCPIIEGLAEGDGRPSFLEPREPQRFGKPGGRPARRH; from the coding sequence ATGAACATCGGCCGCGCAGCAAAAATATCGGGCGTCTCTCCGAAGATGATCCGCTATTATGAACAGACGGGCCTGATACCGAAAGCCGCGCGTCAGGACTCGGGCTACCGCGACTATGACGACGCCGACGTACATCGGCTTCATTTTATCCGGCGCGCGCGCGACCTTGGGTTTACGGTCGAGCAGATTGGCGAACTCCTCGGTCTCTGGTCCGACCGGAGCCGGGCAAGTTCCGACGTCAAGGCGTTCGCGCTCGGACACATCGAGCGGCTCAAAGGCAAAATGGCGGAAATCGAGGCTATGGTGCGGACGCTCGAAACGCTCGCCGATCATTGCCACGGCGATGACCGGCCCGATTGCCCGATCATCGAGGGGCTGGCGGAGGGTGATGGCAGGCCGTCGTTTCTCGAACCGCGCGAACCGCAGCGCTTCGGCAAACCGGGCGGGCGACCGGCGCGACGACATTGA
- a CDS encoding heavy-metal-associated domain-containing protein: protein MLRFHIPNMTCGGCARSVSRALQSVDPQARIETDPPAREARVESAADENAFYAALSEAGYPAERRSETLAG, encoded by the coding sequence ATGCTTCGCTTCCACATCCCGAACATGACCTGCGGCGGCTGCGCCAGATCCGTTAGCAGGGCGCTGCAGAGCGTAGATCCGCAGGCTCGCATCGAAACCGATCCCCCCGCGCGTGAAGCCCGCGTCGAAAGCGCGGCGGACGAAAACGCATTCTACGCGGCACTTAGCGAAGCCGGCTATCCGGCCGAGCGGCGGTCGGAAACGCTGGCCGGCTGA
- a CDS encoding cation diffusion facilitator family transporter, with product MANLRPSHSHHHGHSHAAGHGHDHSHVPAVTEDNERKILVSFLIILSFMFVEAVGGYVSGSLALLADAGHMLTDAIALGLAYAAFRLGRRAADPQRSFGYARFEVIAGFVNALTLFGIVAWILYEAIERLQEPQPVLAGSMFGVALIGMLVNLFVLWFLTRGDSDHVNVKGAVLHVMGDLLGSVGAIIAAIVIWYTGWTPIDPILSVFVSLLILRSAWSLLSNTLHILLEGAPANAGGTQIADHLRAAISGVQNVGHIHVWSLTSGRVLATLQVQPMDGADVRHVINRVEHELKAKFGIEHPTIGINWEGIANCSLDAPRNATASHAGHSH from the coding sequence ATGGCAAACCTACGCCCCTCCCACAGTCACCATCATGGTCATTCCCACGCCGCGGGACACGGTCATGATCATTCCCACGTTCCGGCGGTGACCGAGGACAATGAGCGCAAGATTCTCGTTTCCTTCCTGATCATCCTGTCTTTCATGTTCGTGGAAGCTGTCGGCGGATATGTATCGGGCTCGCTCGCGCTTCTGGCCGATGCGGGCCACATGCTGACGGACGCCATTGCGCTTGGCCTGGCCTATGCGGCCTTCCGCCTCGGAAGGCGGGCCGCTGACCCGCAACGCAGCTTTGGCTATGCCCGCTTCGAGGTGATTGCGGGGTTCGTCAATGCTCTCACATTGTTCGGCATTGTCGCTTGGATTCTCTACGAAGCCATCGAACGGCTGCAGGAACCCCAACCGGTCCTGGCGGGATCGATGTTCGGAGTGGCCCTGATCGGGATGCTCGTGAACCTTTTCGTCCTCTGGTTTCTGACCCGCGGCGATTCCGACCATGTCAACGTCAAGGGAGCGGTGCTGCATGTGATGGGCGACCTGCTCGGCTCCGTAGGCGCGATCATCGCGGCGATCGTGATCTGGTACACGGGCTGGACGCCCATTGACCCGATTCTCTCCGTATTCGTATCCCTGCTTATCTTGCGCAGCGCTTGGAGCTTGCTCAGCAACACACTGCATATCCTGCTCGAAGGCGCGCCTGCTAACGCCGGCGGTACGCAGATTGCAGATCATCTCCGGGCGGCCATTTCGGGTGTTCAGAATGTAGGCCACATTCACGTCTGGTCGCTGACCTCCGGCCGGGTGCTGGCGACGCTCCAGGTGCAGCCGATGGATGGTGCGGATGTCCGCCATGTCATCAATCGGGTCGAGCACGAATTGAAGGCGAAGTTCGGAATCGAGCATCCGACCATCGGAATCAACTGGGAAGGCATCGCCAACTGCAGTTTGGATGCGCCTCGCAATGCTACCGCTTCGCACGCAGGACATTCGCATTGA
- a CDS encoding MFS transporter — MFDRTRRPVVILSVAQALYLSALSVIFTFSGLVGATLAPMPSLATLPLALSTVVTAITTIPASILMARIGRRAGFQLGALVGAAGAGFAAWGIAGSNFALFCFGNALIGVFQASAMYYRFAAADLAAPEFRPKAVSWVLAGGVAAAVVGPEVAARTRALVPAVEYMGAYLAAALLAFLSIAVLTALRAPPSALEAHASARGRPLLVIMRQPVFVVAALNAAVAYIVMSFVMTASPLAVVAAGHGVDAAAGVTRWHLVGMFAPSFFTGGLIARFGVLPILVAGGLILSTSLAIALSGSALLAFQVALLLLGVGWNFLFIGGTTLLTEAYEPAERARTQAANEFLVFGTTALATLTAGTIQTGQGWATVNFAAIPALLIAGFATAWFLAQRSRLGTREIDGGKERA; from the coding sequence ATGTTCGATCGAACGCGCCGGCCGGTTGTGATCCTGAGCGTCGCACAGGCGCTCTATCTGTCTGCGCTCTCGGTTATCTTCACATTTTCAGGGCTGGTTGGCGCGACGCTCGCGCCGATGCCGAGCCTGGCGACGCTTCCGCTCGCGCTCAGCACCGTCGTTACCGCCATCACGACCATTCCTGCCTCGATCCTGATGGCGCGGATCGGGCGCCGCGCCGGATTCCAGCTTGGCGCCCTCGTCGGGGCTGCAGGCGCCGGCTTCGCTGCCTGGGGGATCGCCGGGAGTAACTTCGCGCTGTTCTGTTTCGGCAATGCGCTGATCGGCGTCTTTCAGGCGTCCGCGATGTATTATCGCTTCGCCGCCGCCGACCTCGCCGCACCTGAATTCCGGCCCAAGGCCGTATCGTGGGTCCTGGCGGGGGGAGTCGCGGCCGCAGTCGTCGGCCCCGAGGTCGCCGCGCGCACCCGTGCGCTTGTTCCGGCGGTGGAATATATGGGCGCCTATCTCGCCGCCGCGCTGCTCGCCTTCCTCTCGATCGCCGTGCTCACGGCGTTGCGCGCACCGCCGTCCGCGCTCGAGGCGCACGCGAGCGCCCGCGGCCGCCCGCTGCTGGTGATCATGCGCCAGCCGGTATTTGTCGTCGCGGCGCTCAACGCCGCGGTCGCCTATATCGTGATGAGCTTCGTGATGACCGCCTCCCCGCTCGCGGTGGTCGCTGCCGGCCATGGAGTCGACGCAGCGGCTGGCGTCACGCGCTGGCATCTCGTTGGCATGTTCGCGCCATCCTTTTTCACCGGCGGACTCATTGCCCGCTTCGGTGTGCTGCCTATCCTCGTCGCAGGCGGACTCATCTTGTCCACAAGCCTTGCGATCGCGCTCAGTGGGTCGGCGCTGTTGGCCTTCCAGGTCGCGCTGCTTCTTCTCGGGGTCGGCTGGAATTTTCTGTTTATCGGCGGCACGACGCTTCTCACCGAAGCCTATGAGCCGGCAGAGCGCGCCAGAACCCAGGCCGCCAACGAGTTTCTCGTGTTCGGCACAACGGCGCTTGCGACGCTCACGGCCGGCACCATACAGACCGGTCAGGGTTGGGCGACAGTCAACTTCGCCGCAATCCCGGCGTTGCTGATCGCGGGCTTCGCGACAGCCTGGTTCCTGGCGCAACGGTCCCGACTTGGCACGCGGGAGATCGACGGCGGAAAGGAACGGGCGTGA
- a CDS encoding glutaredoxin family protein, producing the protein MTAAVPDIVIYSTPICPDCHALKAWLASRGLAYIEKDMSDPAIMAEAKARTGVRVAPITLIGDHVIYGTFASQKPQIVEALGFAQAL; encoded by the coding sequence ATGACTGCAGCCGTCCCGGACATTGTCATCTATTCCACGCCGATCTGCCCCGACTGCCACGCGCTCAAAGCATGGCTCGCGAGCCGCGGACTTGCCTATATCGAAAAGGATATGTCCGATCCCGCGATCATGGCGGAGGCGAAGGCAAGGACCGGGGTGCGTGTTGCGCCGATCACGCTCATCGGAGATCACGTCATCTACGGCACTTTTGCATCTCAGAAGCCCCAAATCGTCGAGGCGCTGGGCTTCGCCCAAGCGCTGTGA